In the Nitrosarchaeum sp. genome, one interval contains:
- a CDS encoding exonuclease: protein MTKNGILCEIEGKRVSLDPKKTDSRGVNFVSHAHSDHLPSKNGGTILASIETSEIANLRGFKMENHVQNIDDFSLIDSGHILGAKGLLFDDIFYTGDICTRDRGFLKGGQIPKCKTLITECTFGLPEFVFPKLDLIQKQVNELISDLYGKGVPVILLGYQLGKAQTITQLFGHWGPLYFHDSVKQMNMLHQKLGISLNDGIGHTEAEKNGLLKNKPWVMIAPLMSEKNQFLRDMKSKYGAVTIGFSGWAQSPRFVFGRRSDYSITMSDHCDFNELVDLVIRSGAEQVYTIHGFVEEFAAHLKKLGISAQPLRENSLDDFT from the coding sequence ATGACCAAAAATGGAATACTGTGTGAGATTGAAGGTAAACGTGTTAGTCTGGATCCTAAAAAAACTGATTCAAGAGGTGTGAATTTTGTATCACATGCACACTCTGATCATCTTCCGTCCAAAAATGGTGGTACTATACTTGCCTCAATTGAGACAAGTGAGATTGCAAATCTTAGAGGCTTTAAGATGGAAAATCATGTCCAGAACATTGATGATTTTTCATTAATTGATAGTGGGCATATTTTAGGTGCAAAAGGTTTGCTTTTTGATGATATTTTCTACACTGGAGATATCTGTACACGAGATCGAGGATTTCTTAAAGGTGGGCAAATTCCAAAATGCAAAACACTAATCACAGAATGCACATTTGGTTTGCCTGAATTTGTATTTCCGAAATTAGATCTTATCCAAAAACAAGTCAATGAATTAATCTCAGATCTATATGGAAAAGGAGTCCCTGTGATTTTGTTGGGTTACCAGTTAGGAAAAGCTCAAACTATTACCCAACTTTTTGGTCATTGGGGGCCATTATATTTTCATGATTCTGTAAAACAAATGAATATGCTCCACCAGAAACTAGGTATCTCTCTAAATGATGGAATTGGACATACTGAAGCAGAAAAAAATGGATTACTAAAAAACAAACCATGGGTAATGATAGCTCCTTTAATGTCTGAAAAAAATCAATTTCTCAGAGACATGAAATCAAAGTATGGTGCAGTAACTATAGGTTTTAGTGGTTGGGCACAATCTCCTCGATTTGTATTTGGACGTCGTTCTGACTATTCAATAACTATGAGTGATCATTGTGATTTCAATGAATTGGTGGATTTGGTGATTCGTTCTGGAGCAGAACAAGTTTACACTATACATGGATTTGTAGAAGAGTTTGCAGCACACCTAAAAAAACTTGGAATTAGTGCACAACCTCTTCGTGAAAATTCTTTAGATGACTTTACTTAG
- a CDS encoding iron-containing alcohol dehydrogenase, with translation MYTVRIPKVIKFGENALGETEYPKNALVVTTVPPELSDKWLGKMGIKDYMLYDQVKPEPSIEDVNTVISQFKDKNPSVLIGLGGGSSMDVVKYAAPEMKKEKILIPTTFGTGAEMTTYCVLKFDGKKKLLREDRFLADMAVVDSYFMDGTPEQVIKNSVCDACAQATEGYDSKLGNDFTRTMCKQAFEILYDAIMNDKPENYPYGSMLSGIGFGNCSTTLGHALSYVFSNEGVPHGYSLSSCTTVAHKHNKSIFYDRFKEAMKKLGFDKLSLKADVSVAADTVMTDRGHLDPNPIPISKQDVIKCLEDIKSGNL, from the coding sequence ATGTACACAGTACGCATTCCAAAAGTTATAAAATTTGGAGAAAATGCACTTGGTGAAACAGAATATCCAAAAAATGCCCTAGTTGTTACAACCGTTCCTCCAGAACTTTCTGACAAATGGCTTGGCAAAATGGGAATTAAGGACTATATGTTGTATGATCAAGTAAAACCTGAACCATCAATCGAGGATGTCAATACTGTGATTTCGCAATTCAAAGACAAGAATCCATCGGTCCTAATTGGATTAGGTGGCGGAAGTTCTATGGATGTAGTAAAATATGCTGCACCTGAGATGAAAAAAGAAAAAATCTTAATTCCAACTACCTTCGGGACTGGAGCTGAAATGACAACGTATTGTGTTTTGAAATTTGATGGTAAAAAGAAATTATTACGAGAGGACAGATTTCTTGCTGACATGGCTGTAGTGGATTCATATTTTATGGATGGCACTCCAGAACAAGTTATCAAAAATTCTGTTTGTGATGCATGTGCTCAGGCAACTGAAGGATATGATAGCAAACTTGGTAATGATTTTACAAGAACAATGTGTAAGCAAGCATTTGAAATTCTATATGATGCAATTATGAATGACAAACCAGAAAATTACCCATATGGTTCAATGTTGTCTGGTATTGGCTTTGGTAATTGTTCAACTACACTTGGACATGCATTATCATATGTATTCTCAAATGAAGGAGTACCTCATGGTTATTCTTTATCTTCTTGCACAACTGTAGCACACAAACATAACAAATCTATCTTCTATGATCGATTCAAAGAAGCTATGAAAAAACTCGGCTTTGACAAACTTAGTCTAAAAGCTGATGTTTCAGTTGCTGCAGATACAGTAATGACTGATCGAGGACATTTGGATCCAAACCCAATCCCAATCTCCAAACAAGATGTCATAAAGTGTCTTGAGGATATTAAATCAGGTAATTTGTAA
- the uvrA gene encoding excinuclease ABC subunit UvrA: MVENKLKIRGARHHNLKNIDVDIPKNKLVVISGLSGSGKSTLAFDTIYAEGQRRYVESLSAYARQFLEMMDKPDVDSIEGLSPAISIQQKTTSKNPRSTVGTTTEIYDYMRLLFARIGIPYCVNCSRKISSQSVETICDSILRDFADQKILILSPIVQRKKGTYEKLFEQIKKDGYSRIRLNGEILSLDETIPPLDRQKWHNIEIVVDRIQTEKSERSRLFEAIQTAIKASKGDVMVYSDKSEKIFSQNNACPYCGLTIGELEPRTFSFNSPFGMCKACNGLGVKMEFDEDLVIPDKSKSILDGAIVPWSGRFSAFRKQALRSVGKKFGFDLMTPIEKISSKHLKIILHGSNDLIDFKYQSKSGDSSWQYTDAFEGVLVNLQRSFMETDSESKREWLKQFMRDTPCTVCNGKKLKPESLAVKINDKGIMDVCDLSIDHCYDFFSTLKLTENEQYIARDVLKEIKERLEFLMNVGLNYLTLNRLSSTLSGGESQRIRLATQIGSNLTGVLYVLDEPTIGLHQRDNERLIKTLTKLRDLGNTVIVVEHDEEIMRNSDWIVDLGPGAGVHGGNVVFEGTVKQILHDKKSVTGEYLKNNSLIKLDKKIRNRSGTLVIKGASENNLKNIDVEIPLGLFVSVTGVSGSGKSTLINDILLKSLENHFYKSNIKSGSHSGISGLEYIDKVIAIDQSPIGRTPRSNPATYIGAFTPIRELYANTELAKERGYSLGQFSFNVSDGRCFACEGDGVKQIEMQFLSDVYVKCDECKGKRYNSETLSVLYKGKNISDVLNMTVYEALQFFANIPSIERKLQTVYDVGLGYIKLGQSSTTLSGGEAQRVKLASELSKRGTGKTFYILDEPTTGLHFADVQKLLDVLNRLVNLGNTVLVIEHNLDVIKNSDWLIDLGPEGGDEGGKIVTVGTPEQVTKAPGSYTGKYLKKLLK; this comes from the coding sequence ATGGTAGAAAATAAGTTAAAAATTCGTGGTGCAAGACACCATAATTTAAAAAACATTGATGTGGATATTCCAAAAAACAAACTCGTTGTAATTAGTGGGTTATCTGGTTCTGGAAAATCAACTTTAGCTTTTGATACCATTTATGCTGAAGGGCAGAGACGTTATGTTGAGTCTCTTTCTGCATACGCAAGACAATTTCTTGAAATGATGGACAAACCTGATGTTGATTCTATTGAAGGTCTTTCACCTGCAATATCTATTCAGCAAAAAACAACCAGCAAAAACCCACGTTCTACTGTTGGAACAACTACTGAAATTTATGATTACATGAGATTACTTTTTGCAAGAATTGGAATTCCCTATTGTGTGAATTGTTCAAGAAAAATTTCAAGTCAATCTGTTGAAACAATTTGCGATTCTATCCTTAGAGATTTTGCTGATCAAAAGATTTTGATTTTATCACCAATTGTTCAAAGAAAAAAAGGGACTTATGAAAAATTATTTGAACAGATAAAAAAAGATGGGTACTCTAGAATACGCCTAAATGGGGAAATTTTGAGCCTGGATGAAACAATTCCTCCACTTGATAGACAAAAATGGCACAATATTGAGATTGTAGTAGATAGAATCCAGACAGAAAAATCCGAAAGATCTAGGCTTTTTGAAGCAATACAAACTGCAATTAAAGCATCAAAAGGTGATGTTATGGTTTATTCTGATAAATCTGAAAAGATATTTTCCCAAAATAATGCTTGCCCTTACTGTGGTCTGACAATTGGTGAGCTAGAACCTCGCACTTTCTCATTTAACTCCCCATTTGGAATGTGTAAAGCATGCAATGGTTTGGGAGTTAAGATGGAATTTGATGAGGATCTCGTAATTCCAGATAAAAGTAAATCCATTTTAGATGGCGCGATTGTTCCGTGGAGTGGTAGATTTTCTGCATTTAGAAAACAAGCGTTAAGATCTGTTGGTAAAAAATTCGGTTTTGATTTAATGACTCCTATTGAAAAAATATCTTCAAAACATCTTAAAATTATTTTACATGGATCTAATGATTTAATTGATTTTAAATATCAATCAAAATCTGGTGATTCATCTTGGCAATACACTGATGCATTTGAAGGAGTACTTGTTAATCTTCAGCGATCATTTATGGAGACGGATTCTGAATCTAAACGTGAATGGCTAAAACAATTCATGCGTGATACTCCTTGTACTGTATGCAATGGAAAAAAATTAAAACCAGAATCGCTTGCAGTAAAAATTAATGATAAGGGAATAATGGATGTATGTGATTTATCAATAGACCACTGCTATGATTTTTTTTCTACATTAAAATTAACTGAGAATGAACAATACATTGCAAGAGATGTATTAAAGGAGATTAAAGAACGATTAGAATTTTTAATGAATGTGGGGTTGAACTATCTTACATTAAATAGATTAAGCTCAACATTATCTGGTGGAGAATCTCAGCGAATTAGACTGGCAACTCAAATTGGTTCTAACCTTACTGGTGTCTTGTATGTACTTGATGAGCCAACAATTGGATTGCATCAACGTGATAATGAACGTCTCATTAAAACGTTAACAAAGCTACGAGATCTAGGAAATACCGTCATTGTTGTAGAGCATGACGAAGAAATTATGCGAAATTCGGATTGGATTGTTGATTTAGGTCCAGGTGCCGGAGTTCATGGTGGTAACGTAGTATTTGAGGGAACGGTAAAACAAATCCTTCATGATAAAAAATCTGTAACAGGAGAATATCTAAAAAATAATTCTCTTATAAAACTAGATAAAAAAATTCGTAATCGTTCTGGAACTCTGGTAATCAAAGGAGCATCAGAAAATAATTTAAAAAACATTGATGTTGAAATTCCTCTTGGTTTGTTTGTTTCAGTAACTGGTGTTTCTGGCTCTGGAAAATCCACATTGATTAATGATATTTTATTAAAGTCACTTGAAAATCATTTTTACAAATCAAATATTAAGTCTGGTTCTCATAGTGGAATTTCAGGTCTTGAATATATTGATAAAGTTATAGCTATTGATCAATCTCCAATTGGTAGAACTCCTCGCTCTAATCCTGCAACTTACATTGGTGCATTTACCCCAATTCGCGAACTCTATGCAAATACTGAGTTAGCAAAAGAAAGAGGATATTCTTTGGGACAATTTTCTTTTAATGTATCTGATGGAAGATGTTTTGCATGTGAAGGAGATGGTGTTAAACAAATAGAAATGCAATTTCTATCTGATGTTTATGTAAAGTGTGATGAATGTAAAGGAAAGCGATACAATTCTGAAACGCTTTCAGTTTTGTATAAAGGAAAAAATATTTCCGATGTATTGAATATGACTGTCTATGAAGCACTTCAATTTTTTGCAAATATTCCTTCAATTGAAAGAAAATTGCAAACCGTTTATGATGTTGGATTGGGATACATAAAATTGGGACAATCATCAACTACATTGTCAGGTGGAGAAGCACAAAGAGTAAAACTAGCATCTGAATTATCAAAAAGAGGAACTGGAAAAACATTTTATATTCTTGATGAGCCTACTACAGGATTACATTTTGCAGATGTTCAAAAATTACTTGATGTTCTAAACCGACTGGTGAATTTAGGAAATACTGTATTAGTAATTGAACATAATTTGGATGTGATAAAAAACTCTGATTGGTTAATCGATTTGGGACCTGAGGGTGGTGATGAAGGTGGAAAGATTGTAACTGTTGGAACTCCTGAACAAGTTACAAAGGCTCCTGGAAGCTATACTGGAAAATATCTTAAAAAATTACTCAAATGA
- a CDS encoding pyridoxamine 5'-phosphate oxidase family protein: protein MQLVGILQIKSHQKIKEFLNQEHVGRISSMDENGYPQIIPMNFIFLNDFVYMHSHIKGEKIDNINRNNKVGFEVDKELEFLPSYFEDPKDASLADTLYISVVIKGTASLVTDREEKTLALNGLMKKYQPEGRYDPIQSSMRVLDAVAVIKVIPEVLSGKYKIGQNMRPENRLDLAEKILTRNSPTAKETLKIMGFEITSTGLQMVDEPVW from the coding sequence TTGCAACTAGTTGGAATTTTACAAATAAAATCACATCAAAAAATTAAGGAATTTTTGAATCAAGAACATGTTGGACGTATTTCTAGTATGGATGAGAATGGATATCCACAGATAATTCCAATGAATTTTATTTTTCTAAACGACTTTGTATACATGCATTCTCATATCAAAGGTGAAAAAATAGATAATATCAATCGAAACAACAAAGTTGGTTTTGAGGTTGATAAGGAGTTAGAATTTTTGCCTTCATATTTTGAAGATCCAAAAGATGCGTCACTGGCTGACACATTGTATATCAGCGTTGTAATCAAAGGTACGGCTTCATTAGTAACAGACAGGGAAGAAAAGACACTTGCGTTAAACGGTCTAATGAAAAAATACCAGCCTGAAGGTAGGTATGATCCAATCCAATCTTCTATGAGAGTTTTAGATGCAGTAGCTGTTATCAAAGTTATTCCTGAAGTTCTTTCAGGCAAATACAAAATTGGACAAAACATGCGTCCTGAAAATAGATTGGATCTGGCAGAAAAAATATTGACAAGAAATTCTCCAACTGCAAAGGAAACTTTGAAAATAATGGGATTTGAAATAACTAGTACTGGATTGCAGATGGTCGATGAACCTGTTTGGTAG
- the uvrB gene encoding excinuclease ABC subunit UvrB, producing MQQIHKFELVSEYEPTGDQPQAIDALVSGVKKGMVQTLLGVTGSGKTFSIANVIARTGKNTLVISHNKTLAAQLYSELKQFFPKNNVGYFVSYYDYYQPESYLPQTDTYIEKDTQINEKIEKLRLEATAMLLSGEPTIIVSTVSCIYSLGNPKDWNDLAITINAGDVIKRNDLIKKFIDARYERNDTEMAPGNFRVKGDTIDIIPAYSEDIVRISMFGDDVEKITLLDNISLKEKRTITQMKIFPAKHYLIAKDVRTKAVLSIKNELEQRLPELNELERQRLEMRTKYDLEMIEELGYCSGIENYSRHFDGRKSGEKAFCLMDFFGDDYLLVIDESHVTLPQLHGMYKGDYSRKKQLVTYGFRLPSAYDNRPLKFEEFEDYLKNTIFVSATPSDYEKKISSQIAEQLVRPTGLLDPTVEIRPTKYQMDDLIKEIAKRSTKNERVLVTTLTKRMAEDLAEYLSKKQVRVRYMHSEIEGLQRTELIRQLRLGEFDVLVGINLLREGLDIPEVSLVAILDADKEGFLRNFTSLIQTFGRAARNENGTVIMYADTITKSMSNAIDETKRRKEKQIQYNKEHNITPKTIIKSVPEQVTTLDESKLKSIHDLATDIIDLEYQMKKYSEELDFERAIECRDRIKRLEKEIKFKDGRK from the coding sequence TTGCAACAAATCCATAAATTTGAACTTGTATCTGAATATGAGCCTACAGGTGATCAACCTCAAGCTATTGATGCTTTAGTTTCAGGTGTAAAAAAAGGGATGGTTCAGACACTATTGGGTGTAACAGGAAGTGGCAAGACATTTTCTATTGCAAATGTAATTGCAAGAACTGGGAAAAATACACTAGTAATTTCTCACAATAAAACTTTGGCTGCACAACTTTATTCTGAACTCAAACAGTTTTTCCCAAAAAACAATGTTGGATATTTTGTATCGTATTATGATTACTATCAACCTGAAAGCTATCTGCCTCAAACTGACACGTATATTGAAAAAGATACTCAGATTAATGAAAAAATTGAAAAATTGCGTTTAGAGGCAACTGCAATGCTTCTATCTGGCGAGCCTACAATTATTGTATCTACTGTATCTTGTATCTACTCACTTGGTAACCCAAAAGATTGGAATGATTTGGCAATTACAATTAATGCAGGCGATGTTATAAAAAGAAATGATCTAATAAAAAAATTCATTGATGCACGATATGAAAGAAATGATACTGAAATGGCTCCTGGAAATTTTAGAGTAAAGGGAGATACTATAGATATCATTCCAGCATATTCTGAAGATATAGTTAGGATTTCGATGTTTGGTGATGATGTGGAAAAAATTACATTATTAGATAATATCTCACTTAAAGAAAAACGTACTATTACTCAGATGAAAATCTTTCCAGCCAAACATTACTTAATTGCAAAAGATGTTAGGACCAAAGCTGTCCTTTCAATTAAAAATGAACTAGAACAAAGATTACCTGAACTCAACGAACTAGAAAGGCAACGATTGGAGATGAGAACAAAATATGATCTAGAAATGATCGAAGAATTAGGTTATTGCTCGGGAATTGAAAATTATTCAAGACACTTTGATGGCCGAAAATCTGGTGAGAAAGCATTTTGTCTAATGGATTTTTTTGGGGATGATTATCTGCTTGTCATTGATGAATCACATGTTACATTACCACAACTACATGGAATGTACAAAGGTGATTATTCTAGAAAAAAACAACTGGTGACATATGGTTTTCGTTTACCTAGTGCATATGATAATAGGCCATTAAAATTTGAAGAATTTGAAGATTATTTGAAAAATACTATCTTTGTATCTGCAACTCCAAGTGATTATGAGAAAAAAATATCCTCTCAAATTGCAGAACAACTAGTAAGACCTACTGGGTTGTTAGATCCTACTGTGGAAATTAGACCAACTAAATATCAAATGGATGATCTAATCAAGGAGATTGCTAAAAGATCCACCAAAAATGAGCGTGTTTTAGTCACAACTTTGACAAAGCGTATGGCTGAGGACCTAGCTGAATACCTCTCAAAAAAGCAAGTTAGAGTAAGATACATGCATTCTGAAATCGAGGGTTTACAAAGAACAGAATTAATTCGACAACTGCGATTAGGAGAATTTGATGTTTTAGTTGGAATTAATCTGTTAAGGGAAGGATTGGATATTCCTGAAGTTTCACTAGTTGCAATACTTGATGCAGACAAAGAAGGATTCCTTAGAAACTTTACCAGTTTAATTCAAACTTTTGGAAGAGCGGCAAGAAATGAAAATGGAACTGTAATCATGTATGCAGATACTATTACAAAATCAATGTCTAATGCAATAGATGAAACTAAAAGGCGTAAAGAAAAACAAATACAATACAACAAAGAACACAATATTACTCCAAAGACTATCATAAAATCTGTTCCTGAACAAGTTACCACACTAGATGAATCTAAACTAAAATCGATTCATGATCTTGCCACTGATATTATTGATCTAGAATATCAAATGAAGAAATATTCTGAAGAATTAGATTTTGAGCGAGCAATTGAATGCCGAGATAGAATAAAAAGACTGGAAAAAGAGATCAAATTTAAAGATGGTAGAAAATAA
- a CDS encoding LLM class flavin-dependent oxidoreductase — protein MITEKPLKFGIQNGLNVARAGYSEDQILTACMLADKTGYDSIFYMDHTNVPQWKNAIVLDPWVMLSAIAAVTNNVELGTCVTDAIRRHPSNIALAAITLDRVSKGRAILGIGAGEAQNLKEFCIPFEKPVSKWEEQIQVIKTLYGSTPDNTVNYDGKYYKLEGACLQAPPIRKPHPPTYMASGGTRTLELTGKLGEGWLPIGYTPELFEDHAKQIQTSMNKHNRTQQEKDNFQYALDIDVYFSEDAEESWAKMKEAVKVSLFKPEVLRVHGIKEIEGFDFVKYFTEYSMSDQSWIVKMREAATKIPDKIARSSTAVGTPDDIIPTFERFMKAGVNHFVIRFWGKNYFGSIDKFASHVMPYLREQVQK, from the coding sequence ATGATTACTGAAAAGCCATTAAAGTTCGGTATTCAAAATGGATTAAATGTTGCCCGTGCGGGATATTCTGAAGATCAAATTTTAACTGCTTGTATGCTTGCTGATAAAACAGGTTATGACTCTATTTTCTACATGGACCATACAAATGTCCCACAATGGAAAAATGCTATAGTTTTAGATCCTTGGGTAATGTTATCTGCAATTGCTGCAGTTACAAATAATGTTGAATTGGGAACTTGTGTAACTGATGCAATAAGAAGACATCCATCAAATATTGCATTAGCTGCAATTACCCTTGACAGAGTTTCAAAAGGAAGAGCAATTTTAGGCATTGGCGCAGGTGAAGCTCAAAATCTAAAAGAGTTTTGCATTCCATTTGAAAAACCAGTTTCAAAATGGGAAGAACAAATTCAAGTTATCAAAACATTGTATGGTTCAACTCCTGATAATACCGTAAACTATGATGGTAAATATTACAAACTAGAAGGTGCATGTCTTCAAGCACCTCCAATTAGAAAACCACATCCACCAACTTACATGGCATCAGGTGGTACTCGTACTTTGGAATTAACTGGAAAATTAGGAGAAGGATGGTTGCCAATAGGTTACACTCCTGAATTATTTGAAGATCATGCAAAACAAATTCAAACATCTATGAATAAACATAATCGTACCCAACAAGAAAAAGATAATTTCCAGTATGCACTTGACATTGACGTTTACTTTTCAGAAGATGCAGAAGAATCATGGGCAAAAATGAAAGAAGCTGTAAAGGTAAGTTTGTTCAAGCCTGAAGTCTTACGTGTACATGGCATTAAAGAAATTGAAGGATTTGATTTTGTAAAATACTTTACAGAATATTCCATGTCTGATCAATCATGGATTGTAAAAATGAGAGAGGCCGCAACAAAGATTCCTGACAAAATTGCTCGTTCATCAACTGCCGTTGGCACTCCAGACGATATTATTCCTACATTTGAACGATTTATGAAAGCTGGCGTAAACCATTTTGTAATTAGATTCTGGGGTAAGAATTACTTTGGTTCGATTGATAAATTTGCAAGCCACGTAATGCCTTATCTGCGCGAACAAGTCCAAAAATAA
- a CDS encoding glycerate kinase type-2 family protein, which yields MIIQNYEELATSEKKIDCLKILEVGLKAADPENIIPKFVTPEEIKINGKSINLSKFSGIYTVAFGKAGDSMTRALNAIIPIKSGIIVIPKGSKSKIKGKKFQIFNSGHPKPDHASVKAAKEVIKFLQNRRDGELMIYLVSGGGSSLLAIPDDITLDDKIYVTNLLLKSGATIQEFNCIRKHLSKIKGGRLVENTKCQGIGLVMSDVEGDDLSSIASGTTYMDETTFLEALNIINKYKLKNKIPLEILQRLEDGFKGKIPETPKKAIIENHIIANNKDCLDAMKSKANELGYKTKVIQVFGNIKDATQTIMENISDEQKTCLIFGGETTVEVIGKGIGGRNQELVLRILKNAQNLKKMVIASIGTDGIDGNSLFAGAIIDNIKIDESIIKEFLKNSDSTRFFQKQKCNIRTDFTHTNLMDIGVILK from the coding sequence ATGATTATTCAAAATTATGAAGAATTGGCAACATCAGAAAAGAAGATAGATTGTTTGAAGATTTTAGAGGTAGGACTAAAAGCTGCAGATCCAGAAAACATCATACCAAAATTTGTCACTCCAGAAGAAATTAAAATTAATGGAAAAAGTATCAACCTAAGCAAATTTTCTGGAATCTATACAGTGGCATTTGGAAAAGCAGGAGATTCCATGACTAGGGCATTAAACGCAATTATCCCAATTAAAAGCGGCATCATAGTAATACCAAAGGGTTCAAAATCAAAAATAAAAGGTAAAAAATTTCAGATTTTTAATTCTGGACATCCAAAACCTGATCATGCAAGTGTAAAGGCAGCAAAAGAAGTGATAAAATTTCTACAAAATAGAAGAGATGGAGAATTAATGATTTATTTGGTTTCAGGGGGAGGATCATCATTACTTGCAATTCCAGATGACATTACATTAGATGATAAAATCTACGTAACCAATCTTTTGCTAAAATCAGGAGCCACTATTCAAGAGTTTAACTGTATTAGAAAACACTTGTCAAAAATTAAGGGCGGCAGACTAGTTGAAAATACTAAATGTCAAGGAATAGGACTTGTCATGTCTGATGTTGAAGGAGATGATCTTTCATCTATTGCATCAGGAACAACATACATGGATGAAACAACATTTTTAGAGGCATTAAATATAATTAACAAATATAAATTAAAAAATAAAATTCCATTAGAAATTTTACAAAGATTAGAAGATGGATTTAAGGGAAAAATTCCGGAAACGCCAAAAAAAGCAATAATTGAAAATCATATTATTGCAAACAACAAAGATTGTCTGGATGCAATGAAATCAAAAGCTAATGAACTTGGATATAAAACAAAAGTGATACAGGTATTTGGAAACATAAAAGATGCAACACAAACAATCATGGAAAATATTTCAGATGAACAAAAAACTTGTCTTATTTTTGGCGGAGAAACTACAGTCGAAGTTATTGGTAAAGGAATAGGGGGAAGAAATCAAGAGTTAGTTTTAAGAATTTTAAAGAATGCGCAAAACTTGAAAAAAATGGTTATTGCATCAATAGGGACAGATGGGATAGATGGAAATTCATTATTTGCAGGAGCAATAATAGATAATATCAAAATAGATGAATCAATAATTAAAGAATTTTTAAAAAATAGTGACTCTACAAGATTCTTTCAAAAACAAAAATGTAATATTCGAACGGATTTCACTCATACTAATCTTATGGATATTGGCGTAATATTGAAATAA
- a CDS encoding Lrp/AsnC family transcriptional regulator, whose product MEIAYILIQCDLGSEEQIINQIMQIPEVKEVRGTYGIYDVFCKVQADTKDSLDNTITNKIRKIQKIRSTITLHYIPSQGGK is encoded by the coding sequence ATGGAAATTGCGTATATTTTGATACAATGTGATTTAGGTTCCGAAGAGCAGATTATTAACCAAATTATGCAAATTCCAGAAGTAAAAGAAGTCAGAGGAACATATGGAATCTATGATGTTTTTTGCAAAGTTCAAGCAGATACAAAAGATTCACTGGATAACACGATTACAAACAAAATTAGAAAGATTCAAAAAATTCGCTCAACCATAACCCTTCATTATATACCATCACAAGGTGGAAAGTAG
- a CDS encoding universal stress protein: MKKILVPIDGSPNSIRGLEKAIEFANNDNSSITILHVATLPPVHVIGHSKDKVKKSLAKKSQKFIKDAEDRCINQSIPFTTKLVYGSDPAYDIEQFAKKYKHDLIVIGAKGKSTLKRLFLGSVSSYLVETAKTPVTVIK, from the coding sequence ATGAAAAAAATTCTTGTTCCAATTGATGGCTCTCCAAATTCCATAAGGGGGTTAGAAAAAGCAATTGAATTTGCTAATAATGATAATTCTTCCATAACTATTCTTCATGTTGCAACACTTCCTCCAGTTCATGTTATTGGACACTCTAAAGATAAAGTGAAAAAATCTCTGGCAAAAAAATCTCAGAAATTTATTAAGGATGCCGAAGACAGATGCATAAATCAAAGTATCCCATTTACGACAAAATTAGTTTATGGTTCTGATCCTGCATATGATATTGAACAATTTGCTAAAAAATACAAACACGACCTGATTGTAATTGGAGCAAAAGGTAAAAGTACTTTAAAACGTCTTTTCTTAGGAAGCGTTTCAAGTTATCTTGTTGAAACAGCAAAGACTCCGGTTACTGTAATAAAATAA